One part of the Humulus lupulus chromosome 9, drHumLupu1.1, whole genome shotgun sequence genome encodes these proteins:
- the LOC133800828 gene encoding gibberellin 2-beta-dioxygenase-like yields MVVLSRPALDHFSHIKTYKPPATYFNEIPVVDLSHPDAKTSIVRACEDFGFFKVVNHGVPMEFMNNLEAEAFNFFNLPQSEKDRAGPPDPFGYGSKRIGPNGDVGWIEYILLNTNPDIISQKSLFTFRENPEIFRSAVENYIAAVKKMSFEILELMADGLRIEPRNVLSKMLRDEKSDSCFRLNHYPPCPELGALSGRNLIGFGEHTDPQIISVLRSNNTSGFQISLKDGAWLSVPADQNSFFINVGDSLQVLTNGKFKSLKHRVLADPRKTRLSMIFFGGPPLSEKIAPLASLVGEGEESLYKEFTWWEYKKSAYKSRLADNRLGLFEKSDINPR; encoded by the exons ATGGTGGTTCTGTCTCGGCCAGCATTAGACCATTTCTCCCATATCAAAACATACAAGCCTCCAGCTACTTACTTTAACGAAATTCCCGTGGTCGACCTCTCCCACCCAGATGCTAAAACCTCCATAGTCAGAGCTTGTGAGGACTTCGGCTTCTTCAAGGTCGTCAACCATGGTGTCCCAATGGAGTTCATGAACAATCTCGAAGCTGAGGCTTTCAACTTCTTCAACCTCCCTCAGTCTGAAAAAGACAGAGCTGGTCCTCCCGACCCATTTGGCTACGGCAGCAAGAGAATTGGCCCGAACGGCGATGTGGGTTGGATTGAATACATCCTCCTCAATACTAACCCGGACATCATCTCTCAAAAATCTCTCTTCACTTTCCGGGAAAACCCGGAGATTTTCCG GTCGGCTGTGGAGAATTACATCGCTGCGGTGAAAAAGATGTCGTTTGAGATACTGGAATTGATGGCTGATGGATTGAGAATCGAGCCGAGAAATGTACTGAGTAAGATGTTGAGAGATGAGAAGAGTGACTCGTGTTTCAGACTGAATCACTATCCACCATGTCCGGAGCTTGGAGCTTTGAGTGGTAGGAATTTGATTGGGTTTGGGGAGCACACAGACCCACAAATCATATCTGTCTTGAGATCGAACAACACATCAGGATTCCAAATCAGTCTCAAAGATGGAGCTTGGCTCTCTGTTCCAGCTGATCAAAACTCTTTCTTCATCAACGTTGGTGATTCTCTACAg GTATTGACTAATGGAAAATTTAAGAGCTTAAAGCATAGAGTTTTGGCTGACCCAAGAAAAACAAGGCTTTCGATGATATTTTTTGGAGGACCACCTTTGAGTGAGAAAATAGCACCATTGGCTAGCTTGGTGGGTGAAGGAGAAGAGAGTTTGTACAAAGAGTTCACATGGTGGGAATATAAAAAGTCTGCTTATAAGTCAAGGCTTGCTGATAATAGGCTAGGACTCTTTGAAAAATCTGATATTAATCCTCGTTGA